The Arachis hypogaea cultivar Tifrunner chromosome 14, arahy.Tifrunner.gnm2.J5K5, whole genome shotgun sequence genome has a segment encoding these proteins:
- the LOC112743367 gene encoding serine/threonine-protein phosphatase 7 long form homolog: protein MQPNKNLLVRKLDPPQLWNPMVENYLRATGFYHVSRIGVIRGFHHMLAALIERWRPETYSFVLPVGEVTVTLEYVVHIFGLPIDGEPVSGWTDSSSDFLQSHSIAIFGREPSVNHSSKSYIKLGWVRRIRDAESLDTEESIRRYVRCQIFCLLGSTLFTDKSTTYAHAKYLLLLRDFEQIHTYSWGSACLAHLYRTLCRASRYDTKEMNGPLNLLFIWAWKRMPCLAPVPRQTLPPAEIPVARR from the coding sequence ATGCAGCCTAACAAGAATTTGTTGGTGCGTAAACTGGATCCGCCACAGTTGTGGAATCCGATGGTGGAGAACTACTTACGCGCCACGGGATTCTATCACGTCTCTAGAATTGGAGTCATAAGAGGATTTCACCACATGTTAGCTGCTCTGATTGAAAGGTGGAGGCCAGAAACCTACAGCTTTGTATTGCCGGTCGGTGAGGTTACAGTGACATTAGAGTATGTCGTTCATATATTCGGCCTACCCATTGATGGAGAGCCTGTCAGTGGATGGACAGATAGTAGTAGCGACTTCCTTCAAAGTCATAGCATAGCGATATTCGGTCGTGAGCCATCAGTCAATCATTCTTCGAAGTCCTATATAAAGCTGGGTTGGGTTCGACGTATCAGAGACGCAGAGTCGTTGGACACTGAGGAGTCCATCAGGAGATACGTCAGATGTCAGATCTTCTGTTTGTTAGGGTCAACCCTATTCACGGACAAATCGACCACATATGCCCATGCGAAATATCTACTATTGCTTCGCGATTTCGAGCAGATCCATACTTATAGTTGGGGGTCAGCATGTCTCGCGCATCTTTACAGAACACTATGTCGTGCATCACGATATGATACAAAGGAGATGAATGGCCCTCTGAATCTGTTGTTTATTTGGGCATGGAAGCGAATGCCGTGTCTTGCTCCCGTACCGAGACAAACCCTTCCACCGGCCGAGATACCAGTTGCCAGGAGGTAA
- the LOC112744567 gene encoding uncharacterized protein — protein MGAALLPHAAFGIRPFVINHPFICRRTTSFAAIRNRNCFFAEKRISRPFSIVYSGAKDSDDSFSEVVVGQDGHLGRSEATGLEDELTMTKEALVVAQAKQDALEKERNQLLEKLAQSEAEKAEYMSEISHDNEVDIPEVEAAKSLFQKALKETVEERFNLESKLVLAKQDAIDLAVQVEKLAEIAFHQATIHILQDAQLKISSAETTAAEGAHLIEKQIMDATESTISSIVEKSEFAIGRALAIAEEASEHAKKTTETLIDNASPFDQIASVQAENMKLQGIVSDLESQLIIARNEVNGLKLEVEQTRQQQKAFEQRAIDAERALLDFKESTGKNILKQVEEIKTFMKKMKIDVTKRTKAVSKTFKTDLKNIKATVEAAKQMVRLKDYAYLNRFKALQRSLKASEDASRVWRHRTEMAESFLLRESRQDEGDADSIYVVNGGRIDFLKADDSQKWKLLSVGPRREIPQWMARRIQEISTKFPPRKIGVAEPLTSKFRPLELPKEDEVWSIAQEKLKQGDALDEHIRETLEKKRNALETALKRKAKQGDPDETKLESATGTGREIVFQAFNWESWRKPWYSELASKSSDLSQAGITAVWLPPPTQSVAPQGYMPSDLYDLNSSYGSVEDLKSCIQEMHSQDLVVLGDVVLNHRCAQKQSPNGVWNIYDGKLAWGPEAIVCDDPNFEGRGNPSSGDIFHAAPNIDHSQDFVRKDIKEWLKWLRSDIGYDGWRLDFVRGFSGTYVKEYIEASNPVFSIGEYWDAMNYEHGNLCYNQDAHRQRIVDWVNATGGTSAAFDMTTKGILHCALLGEYWRLIDPQGKPTGVMGWWPSRAVTFIENHDTGSTQGHWPFPRDKLMEGYAYILTHPGTPTIFYDHFYDFGIRDVLTELIEARKRGGIHCRSPTKIFHANSEGYVARVGDSLVLKLGHFAWSPSKENLLEGSWKKFIDKKTDYQVWLRE, from the exons atgggAGCTGCTTTGTTGCCTCATGCAGCATTTGGGATTCGTCCCTTTGTTATAAACCACCCTTTTATATGTAGAAGAACAACTTCATTTGCAGCAATTAGAAACAG GAATTGTTTCTTTGCTGAGAAGAGAATCTCCAGACCATTTTCTATTGTTTACTCTGGAGCT AAGGATTCAGATGATTCATTCTCTGAGGTGGTTGTTGGTCAAGATGGTCATTTGGGAAGAAGTGAAGCTACGGGGTTAGAAGATGAATTAACGATGACTAAGGAAGCTCTTGTAGTGGCACAAGCGAAACAAGATGCTCTTGAGAAGGAGAGAAATCAATTGCTTGAAAAACTGGCTCAATCTGAGGCCGAAAAGGCGGAGTACATGTCAGAGATTTCTCATGACAATGAGGTAGATATACCAGAAGTTGAGGCCGCCAAGTCTCTTTTCCAAAAAGCTCTAAAGGAGACAGTTGAAGAGAGGTTCAATTTGGAATCTAAGCTGGTCCTTGCCAAACAAGATGCTATTGATCTTGCTGTGCAGGTTGAAAAGTTAGCAGAGATTGCATTCCATCAGGCAACTATTCATATACTACAAGATGCTCAACTCAAAATTTCATCGGCAGAAACCACAGCCGCTGAAGGAGCTCATCTAATTGAAAAGCAAATCATGGATGCAACTGAAAGTACAATATCATCCATTGTGGAAAAGTCAGAATTTGCTATAGGGAGAGCCCTAGCTATAGCAGAAGAAGCGAGTGAACATGCAAAAAAAACCACAGAAACACTAATAGATAATGCCTCTCCATTTGATCAAATTGCTTCTGTCCAGGCCGAAAATATGAAGTTGCAGGGAATAGTAAGTGATTTAGAATCTCAGTTGATTATTGCAAGAAATGAGGTTAATGGACTGAAGTTGGAAGTGGAACAAACCAGACAACAGCAAAAGGCATTTGAACAAAGAGCTATTGATGCAGAGAGGGCTTTGCTTGATTTTAAGGAGTCAACTGGGAAAAATATTTTGAAGCAGGTAGAGGAGATCAAGACATTTATGAAGAAAATGAAGATCGATGTTACAAAAAGAACAAAGGCAGTTTCCAAGACTTTTAAGACTGACTTGAAGAACATAAAGGCTACTGTTGAAGCTGCCAAACAAATGGTGCGTTTGAAAGATTATGCCTACCTAAATAGATTCAAAGCACTTCAGAGATCATTAAAAGCTTCAGAAGACGCTTCAAGGGTATGGAGACATAGAACTGAAATGGCGGAATCATTCTTATTGAGGGAAAGCCGGCAAGATGAAGGGGATGCGGATTCCATCTATGTTGTTAATGGCGGACGGATAGACTTTCTGAAAGCTGATGATTCTCAAAAATGGAAACTGCTAAGTGTCGGTCCTCGTAGAGAGATACCTCAGTGGATGGCAAGAAGAATTCAGGAAATTTCTACCAAGTTTCCACCAAGAAAAATTGGTGTAGCAGAACCATTGACATCAAAATTCAGACCCTTAGAGTTACCTAAAGAAGATGAAGTATGGTCCATTGCACAAGAAAAGCTAAAGCAAGGGGATGCTTTAGATGAACATATTAGAGAAACACTCGAGAAAAAGCGAAATGCATTGGAGACTGCTCTTAAAAGGAAGGCTAAGCAGGGAGACCCTGATGAAACAAAATTAG AGTCAGCAACTGGAACAGGACGCGAGATTGTG TTTCAAGCTTTTAATTGGGAGAGCTGGAGAAAACCGTGGTATTCTGAATTAGCTTCTAAATCTTCTGATCTATCTCAAGCTGGTATAACAGCAGTGTGGCTACCACCGCCAACACAATCTGTTGCTCCCCAAG GTTATATGCCTTCTGATCTTTACGACTTGAATTCAAGCTATGGTTCTGTGGAAGACCTTAAAAGTTGTATACAGGAAATGCATTCTCAAGATCTGGTG GTCTTGGGAGATGTTGTACTTAATCATCGATGTGCACAGAAACAG AGTCCAAATGGTGTTTGGAACATTTATGACGGCAAGCTTGCATGGGGACCTGAAGCAATTGTATGTGACGATCCCAATTTTGAGGGCCGTGGAAATCCATCAAGTg GTGATATATTCCATGCAGCACCAAATATTGATCATTCTCAGGACTTTGTACGGAAAGATATCAAGGAATGGTTAAAATGGCTTCGAAGTGACATAGGTTATGATGGATGGAGGCTTGATTTTGTGAG AGGCTTTTCTGGTACATACGTAAAAGAATATATTGAAGCATCAAACCCTGTTTTTTCCATTGGAGAATATTGGGACGCCATGAATTATGAACATGGAAATTTGTGTTACAACCAAG ATGCTCATCGACAACGGATAGTTGACTGGGTCAACGCTACAGGAGGCACTTCAGCTGCATTTGATATGACAACAAAG GGGATACTTCATTGTGCTTTGCTTGGTGAATATTGGAGACTGATAGATCCTCAAGGGAAACCTACAGGAGTAATGGGATGGTGGCCTTCTCGTGCTGTTACATTCATAGAGAATCATGACACAGGGTCTACTCAG GGTCACTGGCCATTTCCACGAGACAAGCTCATGGAGGGATATGCATATATCTTGACTCATCCCGGAACG CCCACAATATTTTATGACCATTTCTATGATTTTGGCATCCGTGATGTGCTAACCGAGTTGATTGAGGCTAGGAAGCGGGGTGGAATCCATTGTAGGAGCCCCACAAAGATATTCCATGCTAACAGTGAAGGTTATGTAGCACGGGTTGGTGATTCACTAGTTTTGAAGCTAGGACACTTTGCTTGGAGCCCCTCTAAGGAGAACCTGTTGGAGGGTAGCTGGAAAAAGTTTATTGACAAAAAAACAGATTACCAAGTTTGGTTGAGAGAATGA
- the LOC112744568 gene encoding histone H3.2 — protein sequence MARTKQTARKSTGGKAPRKQLATKAARKSAPATGGVKKPHRFRPGTVALREIRKYQKSTELLIRKLPFQRLVREIAQDFKTDLRFQSSAVAALQEAAEAYLVGLFEDTNLCAIHAKRVTIMLKDIQLARRIRGERA from the coding sequence ATGGCACGTACCAAGCAGACAGCTCGCAAATCCACCGGCGGTAAGGCTCCAAGGAAGCAGCTGGCAACTAAGGCCGCCAGAAAGTCAGCTCCGGCGACCGGAGGAGTTAAGAAGCCTCATCGTTTCCGTCCAGGAACGGTGGCTCTGAGAGAAATCAGGAAGTACCAGAAGAGCACTGAACTTTTGATTCGTAAGCTTCCGTTCCAGCGTCTTGTTCGTGAAATCGCCCAGGATTTCAAGACTGATCTCCGATTCCAGAGCAGCGCCGTCGCCGCTCTACAGGAAGCTGCTGAGGCTTACCTCGTCGGTCTTTTCGAGGATACTAACCTTTGCGCCATTCATGCCAAGAGAGTCACCATTATGCTGAAGGATATTCAGTTGGCTCGCAGAATCAGAGGCGAGAGGGCTTAA
- the LOC112744566 gene encoding UDP-glycosyltransferase 83A1 → MGIPHFLCIPFPLLGHVNPLMQFSHVLAKHGCKVTFLHTEFSHKGSNTNVEGSNIKVVTLPDGLENEDDRSDMLRVLLSIKRTMPSLLPKLIEDVNALDSENKISCILVTTNMGFALELGHRLGIKGALFATTSATSLACGVFVQRLIDDGIIDSSGHPTRKQEIELSPGLPKIDTAQFPWRGVSKLWFTNIIEEMETLKVAQWWLCNTICDLEPAAFSISPRFLPIGPFMETYDNNKASSSLWQEDTTCLHWLDQQPTRSVVYVSFGSLVVLESNQFKELALALDLLNKPFLWVVRANQNNSDSSYPKEFHGSKGKIVAWAPQKRILNHPAIACFVTHCGWNSILEGVCGGVPFLCWPFNSDQFINKLYICDVWKVGLELEKDKNELISRGEIRKKVEQLLGNEEMRLRSLKWREMTLKNVGQDGQSTKNLIMFVNWAK, encoded by the exons ATGGGAATCCCTCACTTTCTTTGCATACCATTTCCACTTCTAGGCCATGTGAACCCCCTCATGCAATTTTCTCATGTTCTAGCCAAACATGGCTGCAAGGTCACTTTTCTACACACTGAGTTCAGCCACAAAG GCTCCAACACCAACGTTGAAGGGTCAAACATTAAGGTTGTGACACTCCCAGATGGTTTGGAAAATGAAGATGATAGGAGTGACATGTTAAGAGTACTTTTGTCCATAAAGAGAACCATGCCTTCGTTGCTTCCAAAGCTAATAGAAGATGTCAATGCCTTAGACTCTGAGAACAAAATCAGTTGCATACTTGTTACCACAAACATGGGTTTTGCCTTGGAACTTGGCCACAGACTAGGGATCAAAGGTGCTCTCTTCGCTACAACTTCAGCTACTTCCTTGGCATGTGGTGTCTTCGTGCAGAGGCTCATTGATGATGGCATTATTGATTCTTCAG GACACCCCACCAGAAAACAAGAAATTGAGCTCTCCCCAGGATTGCCTAAGATAGACACGGCGCAATTCCCATGGCGCGGCGTAAGCAAGCTCTGGTTTACTAATATTATTGAAGAGATGGAAACACTCAAAGTAGCTCAATGGTGGCTTTGCAACACTATTTGTGATCTTGAGCCTGCAGCATTCTCCATTTCACCAAGGTTCCTACCAATTGGTCCATTCATGGAAACTTATGATAATAACAAGGCTTCTTCTTCATTGTGGCAAGAAGACACAACTTGCTTACATTGGTTGGATCAACAACCAACTCGATCCGTCGTGTATGTTTCGTTTGGTAGTTTGGTTGTGTTGGAATCAAATCAATTCAAAGAACTAGCACTCGCGCTTGATCTCCTTAACAAGCCTTTTCTTTGGGTCGTTCGCGCCAACCAGAATAACAGTGATTCATCATATCCTAAAGAATTTCATGGAAGTAAAGGTAAAATTGTGGCTTGGGCACCACAGAAGAGGATCCTAAACCACCCTGCCATAGCTTGTTTTGTCACACATTGTGGTTGGAATTCTATTTTAGAAGGTGTTTGTGGGGGTGTACCATTTCTATGTTGGCCATTTAATAGTGACCAATTTATTAACAAGTTATATATTTGTGATGTGTGGAAGGTTGGATTGGAATTGGAAAAGGATAAGAATGAACTGATTTCAAGGGGTGAGATAAGGAAGAAGGTGGAGCAATTGCTTGggaatgaagaaatgagattaAGGTCTTTGAAATGGAGGGAAATGACTTTAAAAAATGTAGGACAAGATGGTCAATCAACAAAGAATTTGATTATGTTTGTCAATTGGGCAAAATAA
- the LOC112743368 gene encoding uncharacterized protein: MFCIRHIGSNFLRAFKVPHLQKLVVNIGYSKTVEEYNINYKRLEERGEAYARWCDAIGLRHWVLAFDEGHRWGHMTTNLVECINSVLKGARNLPVLALVQATYYRLNELFTQKSAETHERKRAGFTYSAGNIVVHRFDRRNDVFEVHEMTTEKVLVVDLARRTCDCGYFQVERIPCRHVIACCANQRLDWQLYVHDVYKMAEVCKVYRFEFTPLGDPETWPAYEGPTLVANPTLR; encoded by the exons ATGTTTTGTATAAGACACATTGGCAGTAACTTCTTAAGGGCATTCAAAGTCCCTCACTTGCAGAAGCTTGTTGTCAACATAGGGTATTCAAAAACGGTGGAGGAGTACAATATCAACTATAAGAGGTTGGAAGAGCGAGGCGAGGCATATGCCAGGTGGTGCGATGCCATTGGACTCAGACATTGGGTATTGGCATTCGACGAGGGACATCGATGGGGCCATATGACAACGAACCTTGTCGAGTGCATTAACTCAGTGTTGAAGGGTGCCCGTAATTTACCTGTGTTGGCGCTGGTCCAAGCAACATATTATAGGTTAAATGAACTCTTTACGCAGAAGAGTGCCGAGACTCACGAACGCAAGCGTGCTGGATTTACGTACTCT GCTGGGAATATAGTTGTCCACCGCTTTGATAGACGAAATGATGTGTTTGAGGTGCACGAAATGACTACTGAAAAGGTGTTAGTTGTTGATCTTGCACGACGGACGTGTGACTGTGGGTACTTTCAGGTTGAACGAATACCATGTCGCCATGTTATTGCTTGTTGTGCTAACCAGCGTCTCGATTGGCAGTTGTATGTGCATGATGTGTACAAGATGGCGGAGGTTTGTAAGGTATATAGATTTGAGTTCACACCATTAGGAGATCCCGAGACATGGCCTGCTTATGAGGGACCCACATTGGTCGCTAATCCCACCCTGAGGTGA